In Geminocystis sp. NIES-3709, a single genomic region encodes these proteins:
- the purS gene encoding phosphoribosylformylglycinamidine synthase subunit PurS yields MSKKFNSKVYVTLRPSVLDPAGTAVESGLHQLGYQGVENVRIGKYIELTVCAENQESADKQIHQMCDQLLANPVIENYSFDLIPLQEET; encoded by the coding sequence ATGAGTAAGAAATTTAATTCCAAAGTATATGTAACCTTAAGACCTTCAGTATTAGATCCAGCTGGTACAGCAGTAGAATCAGGATTACATCAATTGGGTTATCAAGGAGTAGAAAACGTCAGAATCGGAAAATATATTGAATTAACCGTCTGTGCCGAAAATCAAGAGTCCGCCGATAAACAGATACATCAAATGTGTGATCAACTTTTAGCTAATCCCGTCATCGAAAATTATTCCTTTGATTTAATACCCCTTCAAGAAGAAACTTGA
- the purQ gene encoding phosphoribosylformylglycinamidine synthase subunit PurQ, with the protein MKFGVVVFPGSNCDRDIAMVTEGILSQPTRMVWHQETDIDDLDIVVIPGGFSYGDYLRCGSIARFSPIMKSIVQHAEKGKLVLGICNGFQVLTEVGLLPGALTRNRDLHFICDQIPVRVEHNNSLWTKGYQSEEVVCFPIAHGEGNYYANEDTLKELEDNGQILFRYCGEKGEINPENNPNGSCKNIAGITNKKGNVLGMMPHPERASDTALGFTDGKILFAALL; encoded by the coding sequence ATGAAATTTGGTGTAGTGGTATTTCCCGGCTCAAATTGCGATCGAGATATAGCAATGGTTACAGAAGGAATCTTAAGTCAACCGACTCGTATGGTATGGCATCAAGAAACAGATATTGATGATTTAGATATAGTAGTTATTCCGGGAGGATTTAGTTACGGTGATTATCTTCGTTGTGGCTCGATCGCACGTTTTTCTCCCATCATGAAGAGTATAGTTCAACACGCAGAAAAAGGCAAATTAGTCTTAGGAATTTGTAACGGATTTCAAGTTTTAACGGAAGTCGGTTTATTGCCCGGTGCTTTAACCCGTAATCGAGATTTACACTTTATTTGTGATCAAATTCCCGTTAGAGTAGAACATAATAACTCCCTTTGGACAAAAGGTTATCAATCAGAGGAAGTAGTTTGTTTTCCTATCGCCCACGGAGAAGGTAATTACTACGCTAATGAAGACACTCTTAAAGAATTAGAAGATAATGGACAAATATTATTTCGTTATTGTGGTGAAAAAGGTGAAATAAATCCTGAAAATAATCCTAACGGTTCTTGTAAAAATATAGCAGGAATTACTAACAAAAAAGGGAATGTTTTAGGGATGATGCCACACCCAGAAAGAGCTAGTGATACAGCGTTAGGATTTACTGATGGAAAAATCTTATTTGCTGCGTTATTATAA
- a CDS encoding 7-carboxy-7-deazaguanine synthase QueE, whose translation MLLSQNKVDYSLNLDYEYPLVEMFHSIQGEGFWSGVNAFFIRLAGCDVFCPWCDQKETWSMKKYPLFTVQNIVDNLENINTKHIIITGGEPLLHDLLPLTNILKKKGYKTHLETSGSHHFTGDFDWVTFSPKPYKKIHNSIYDRVGELKIIIDNNNDFIFAELEAKKIPNNIPKYLQPQWDNPLSQELIFNYILDHPEWRLSLQTHKFMGVR comes from the coding sequence ATGTTATTAAGTCAAAATAAAGTTGATTATTCTTTAAATTTAGATTACGAATATCCCCTTGTTGAGATGTTTCACTCTATTCAAGGAGAAGGATTTTGGAGTGGAGTGAATGCGTTTTTTATTCGTTTAGCTGGATGTGATGTTTTTTGTCCTTGGTGTGATCAAAAAGAAACTTGGTCGATGAAAAAATATCCTTTATTTACTGTGCAAAATATTGTTGATAATCTTGAAAATATTAATACTAAACATATTATTATTACTGGTGGAGAACCTTTATTACATGATCTTTTACCTTTAACAAATATTCTCAAAAAAAAAGGGTATAAAACTCATTTAGAAACTTCAGGAAGTCATCATTTTACAGGAGATTTTGATTGGGTAACTTTTTCCCCTAAACCTTACAAAAAAATCCATAATAGTATTTACGATCGAGTGGGAGAACTAAAGATTATTATTGATAATAACAATGACTTTATTTTTGCTGAATTAGAAGCTAAAAAAATTCCTAATAATATTCCTAAATATTTACAGCCTCAATGGGATAATCCTCTTAGCCAAGAGTTAATTTTTAACTATATTCTCGATCATCCGGAATGGCGTTTGAGTTTACAAACTCACAAGTTTATGGGGGTAAGATAG
- a CDS encoding DUF3122 domain-containing protein encodes MIDLIICDQSFADVIKQIEEQGQILYQVRNRLTDNEGNNWQIILFKRLKEGKTTEVDLRLVGFPDAVKFNHPQDLTLSTVKGEQIKAHDQFAEKAPADNVGQYDLQKILSRSIDEKSITLLLPVKEKSLALKIPYPILLEWQEIANP; translated from the coding sequence ATGATCGATTTAATAATCTGTGATCAAAGTTTTGCCGATGTTATTAAACAAATCGAAGAACAAGGACAAATATTATATCAAGTCCGAAATCGCTTAACTGACAATGAAGGGAATAATTGGCAAATCATCCTATTTAAAAGACTTAAAGAAGGAAAAACTACTGAAGTTGATTTAAGGTTGGTAGGGTTTCCTGATGCCGTGAAATTTAATCATCCTCAAGATTTAACTCTTTCCACTGTCAAAGGCGAACAGATAAAAGCTCATGATCAATTTGCAGAAAAAGCACCAGCAGACAATGTAGGACAATATGACCTTCAGAAAATTTTATCACGATCGATCGACGAAAAATCAATCACTTTACTACTGCCCGTCAAAGAAAAATCTTTAGCTCTTAAAATACCTTATCCCATACTATTGGAATGGCAGGAAATTGCAAATCCATAA
- a CDS encoding NAD(P)H-quinone oxidoreductase subunit 4 codes for MISSEFPWLTAIILFPLISAFAIPLIPDKYGKNIRNYALIIALTNFSLIVYGFWENYSIKNAGFQLQESYGWFPQIGLNWALAVDGLSMPLIVLSGLISTLAILASWQVKHKSKLYFFLLLVLYSAQIGVFAAQDLFLFFIMWELELVPVYLLISIWGGKKRLYAATKFILYTALASIFILVAGFAMAFYGDHFTLNIAELGMKNYPIALETLAYVGFLIAFGVKLPIFPFHTWLPDAHSEASTPVSMILAGVLLKMGGYGLIRFNMELLPDAHIKFAPLLITLGVINIVYGAFTAFGQTNLKRRLASSSISHMGFVLIGIASFTDLGLNGAMLQMLSHGLIAAALFFLSGVTYERTHTLMMDEMGGMAKIMPKTFALFTAVSMASLALPGMSGFVSELSIFLGVAQSDAYSSTFKIVILFLAGVGLILTPIYLLSMLRVVFYGKQETGLQLEGFSFDAKPRELFITACLILPIIAIGLYPKIAMDSYDIKTVEIASKVRSSFEVIVLNSDVSSHANFTLAELELNNKVAK; via the coding sequence ATGATTAGTTCAGAATTTCCTTGGCTTACAGCAATTATTCTATTTCCCTTAATAAGTGCCTTTGCTATTCCTCTCATTCCCGATAAATATGGCAAAAACATCAGAAATTATGCTCTTATCATTGCTTTAACTAATTTTTCCTTAATTGTTTACGGTTTTTGGGAAAATTACTCTATCAAAAATGCAGGTTTTCAGTTACAAGAATCCTATGGTTGGTTTCCTCAAATCGGTTTAAATTGGGCGTTAGCCGTTGATGGTTTATCGATGCCTTTAATCGTATTATCAGGGTTAATCTCTACCCTCGCAATTCTTGCCTCATGGCAAGTCAAACACAAATCAAAATTATATTTTTTCTTATTATTAGTTTTATATAGTGCTCAAATTGGTGTCTTCGCAGCACAAGATTTATTTTTATTTTTCATCATGTGGGAATTAGAATTAGTTCCTGTTTATTTATTAATATCTATATGGGGTGGAAAAAAACGTCTTTACGCCGCCACAAAATTTATTCTTTATACTGCTTTAGCTTCTATTTTTATCCTCGTTGCTGGTTTTGCTATGGCATTTTATGGAGATCATTTCACATTAAATATCGCAGAATTGGGCATGAAAAATTATCCCATTGCCTTAGAAACTTTAGCTTATGTGGGATTCTTAATTGCTTTCGGTGTAAAACTACCTATTTTTCCATTCCATACATGGCTACCAGATGCTCATAGCGAAGCTTCAACCCCTGTATCAATGATTTTAGCTGGAGTTTTGTTGAAAATGGGAGGATATGGCTTAATTCGCTTCAATATGGAGCTTTTGCCTGATGCACATATAAAATTTGCTCCCCTTTTAATTACCTTAGGAGTTATTAACATAGTTTATGGTGCATTTACTGCCTTCGGACAAACTAATCTTAAACGTCGTCTAGCTTCTTCTTCCATTTCTCACATGGGATTTGTATTAATTGGTATCGCTTCTTTTACGGATTTAGGGTTAAATGGTGCGATGTTGCAGATGTTATCTCATGGTTTAATTGCCGCCGCTTTATTCTTCCTTTCTGGTGTGACTTACGAAAGAACTCATACTCTAATGATGGATGAAATGGGAGGCATGGCAAAGATCATGCCTAAAACTTTTGCTTTATTCACCGCCGTTTCTATGGCTTCTTTAGCTTTACCCGGTATGAGTGGTTTTGTCAGCGAGTTAAGTATTTTCTTAGGAGTGGCACAGAGTGATGCTTATAGTTCAACTTTTAAAATTGTTATCCTATTTTTAGCCGGAGTTGGCTTAATTTTAACCCCTATTTATTTACTTTCCATGTTAAGAGTGGTTTTCTACGGTAAACAAGAAACTGGTTTACAATTAGAAGGTTTTTCTTTTGACGCTAAACCTCGTGAACTTTTCATTACGGCTTGTTTAATCTTACCCATTATTGCCATCGGTTTATATCCTAAAATTGCCATGGATAGTTATGATATTAAAACTGTGGAAATAGCGAGTAAAGTTCGATCGTCTTTTGAGGTTATTGTACTAAACTCCGATGTATCTTCTCACGCTAATTTTACCCTTGCAGAATTAGAATTAAATAACAAAGTAGCAAAATAA